The Pelagibacterium halotolerans B2 nucleotide sequence CGCTGGACCACGCCTTCCATCATCGATGTGATCTGATAGGCTGTCATCGGGTCGAGCACCTGCGCGCGGCTGTCGATAATCATCGGCGCAGCCTGCCCATGCCAATCTGCCTGCTGGCAGTTCTCGCAGATGCGCTCGTCGTGCCGATAGATCGTGTCGCCATACCGGTCCTGAATGCGATCGATCAGCGTGGGCGTGATCCTGCGCCCGCCATTGGCTATGGTCGCATAGGCCGAGGTCAGGCGCATGACCGTCGTTTCGCCCGCGCCCAGCGCCATGGCGAGAACATGCGGCATATCCTCGTAAACCCCGAACAGGCGCGAATATTCCTCGATCATGGGCATGCCCAGATCGCGCGCCAGCCGCACCGTCATCACGTTGCGCGAAAGCTCGATTCCGCGCCGCAAGGTCTGGGGACCATAGAACTGGCGCGCATAGTTTTCCGGCTGCCACACCGAGCCATCGGCGTTGACCACTTCGAGCGGCGCATCGAGGATCACGCTGGCCGGCGTATAGCCGTTGTCCAGCGCCGCCGCGTAAACGATGGGCTTGAACGAGGACCCGGGCTGACGCATCGCTTGCGTCGCGCGATTGAACTCGCTTTCGGCAAACGAAAATCCGCCCACCAGCGCCAGCACACGCCCGGTCCTGGGATCCATGGCAACGATGGCGCCCTCGATCTCGGGCACCTGCCGCAACGTGTAAACGCCCGGCTCGCCCGCCACCGGCTCGACATAGACAACGTCACCGGCACCCAGCAATTGCCCCAGAGGTTCACTGACCCAGCTTACCGCCGAGCCCGGTATGGTGCCCGTCACGCGCTCCGAACTCACGCGCCCGTCCACGTCGATTGCGGGCCGAAGCCCGATCTGGACCGCATTGGCCTCGGTGCTCAAAACCACGGCCAGTGTCCACTCGGGCACATCGCCGAGCGGCGGGATGCCCGCGAGCGCGCTGCCCCAATCCTCGCCGAGCTCGATCGTAGCCTCGACGCCGTGAAAGCCCCGCCCTTGATCGAAGGCGATCAGCCCGTCCATTAACGCCCTGCGTGCATGCAACTGCATCTGCGGGTCAAGCGATGTCCGCACCGACATTCCGCCGCCATAGAGCGTGTCTTCGCCATAAAGGCTTGCGAGCTGGCGCCGCACCTCCTCGGTGAAATACTCGGCCGAATAAAGCTGCGATCCGCCCGCTCGCGGAATGACATTGAGATTCTCGTTCTTGTAGGCGCTCGCTTCCTCGAGCGTGATGTAGCCATTCTCGGCCATCCGATCGAGAACCCAGTTCCGCCGCTCGATTGCCGCCTCCGGCCGCCGGAACGGATGGTAGTTCGAAGGCCCTTTTGGCAGCGCCGCAAGATAGGCCGCCTCGGCATAGGTCAGCTCGTAAAGCGCCTTGTCGAAATAATTGAGCGCCGCCGCCGCAACGCCGTAGGAGTTCAGACCGAGGAAAATCTCGTTGAGATAAAGCTCGAGGATCTGGTCCTTGCTCATCGCATTTTCGATCCGGAGCGCCAGCAGCGCCTCCTTGATCTTGCGATCCCAGGTCTGGTCCGAAGTCAAAAGGAAGTTCTTGGCCACCTGCTGGGTGATGGTCGAGGCGCCCACCAGATTGCCCGAACCGCCATCGACAGCCTGCATCACATTGTCTCGCGCCGCGCGAAACACGCCGGCAACATCGATGCCGAAATGGGAATAAAAATCCTTGTCCTCGGCCGAAAGGAACGCCTCGATCACCATTGGCGGGATGGTCTCGACCGGCTGGAACAGCCGCCGTTCACGGGCGAATTCGGCCAGCAACACGCCATCGGCGGCGTGCACGCGCGTCGTCACCGGCGGCTGATAGTCCATCAGCGCCGTATAGTCGGGCAAATCCTCGTTGAGCATGGCCACATACCAGGCCACGCCGCCAAGCACGATCAGGCCCGAAAAGACGCCAAAGCCAAACAGCCAGCTTAAAAGTCGAAACATAGAGTTCTCACACGGGCCAGCGCCCAAACCCTCACGCCATTCCCCGCGATTCCCGAGCTTACCAGAATCGCTGACAATTGTGTGCGCAAACCCCTTTAAGATAAATCAAAACAGTGTGTGCAGCCGTCAGGCGTTTCGGGGCCGGCCCAGCGCCTCGGCCATCCGTTGTTCGTCGAACGGTTTGGAGAGCACCTTTGCGTCCGGAGCGATCTCGCCCGGGGCCACGCTGTGCCCCGTGGCCAGCACGATGCGTATATCCGGATAATCGCGGTGGACCGACCACGCCAGTTCCTGCCCCGACATGCCGCTCAGCCCGATGTCGGCCACCAGCACGTCAATCGTCTCGCTTGCCAGCAATTCGAGCGCCGTTTCCGCGCTCGAACACTCCAGAACGCTCAGGCCCAGTTCCCGGATCATGTCCGCGGTGGCCATGCGGATCAGTGGATCGTCCTCGACAAGCAACACCGTTTCCACAGCCGTCCCGCCGCCCTCGAGCGCCGGTCGGTCCACCCCCGCCCTGTCGGCCAACACCTGCCGCACGCGGCGTGCCAGGGCGTTGCGCGTATAGGGCTTGGACAACAATTCCACACCCGTATCGAGCCGCCCCCCATGGACAATGGCGTTTTCGGTATAGCCCGAGGTGAAGAGCACGGCGAGATCGGGAATGGCCCGTTGCGCCTTGCGCGCCAGTTCCGGGCTCTTGAGTGGTCCGGGCATGACCACATCGGTGAACAGCATGTCGATGGCGGCGCCGCTTTCCACGATCGCCAGCGCGCTTTGC carries:
- a CDS encoding penicillin-binding protein 1A — its product is MFRLLSWLFGFGVFSGLIVLGGVAWYVAMLNEDLPDYTALMDYQPPVTTRVHAADGVLLAEFARERRLFQPVETIPPMVIEAFLSAEDKDFYSHFGIDVAGVFRAARDNVMQAVDGGSGNLVGASTITQQVAKNFLLTSDQTWDRKIKEALLALRIENAMSKDQILELYLNEIFLGLNSYGVAAAALNYFDKALYELTYAEAAYLAALPKGPSNYHPFRRPEAAIERRNWVLDRMAENGYITLEEASAYKNENLNVIPRAGGSQLYSAEYFTEEVRRQLASLYGEDTLYGGGMSVRTSLDPQMQLHARRALMDGLIAFDQGRGFHGVEATIELGEDWGSALAGIPPLGDVPEWTLAVVLSTEANAVQIGLRPAIDVDGRVSSERVTGTIPGSAVSWVSEPLGQLLGAGDVVYVEPVAGEPGVYTLRQVPEIEGAIVAMDPRTGRVLALVGGFSFAESEFNRATQAMRQPGSSFKPIVYAAALDNGYTPASVILDAPLEVVNADGSVWQPENYARQFYGPQTLRRGIELSRNVMTVRLARDLGMPMIEEYSRLFGVYEDMPHVLAMALGAGETTVMRLTSAYATIANGGRRITPTLIDRIQDRYGDTIYRHDERICENCQQADWHGQAAPMIIDSRAQVLDPMTAYQITSMMEGVVQRGTGTAVRAVGRPVAGKTGTTNDYKDAWFVGFTPELAVGVYVGYDTPRSMGSSSTGGELAAPIFADFVSAALEGVPPTRFQAPQGMQMDWIDPATGVEIVAGGSGVQEAFKPGTGPNLMTSVIGVNSQAFDNIQTGASQQPSFGTGRLF